In the Brassica napus cultivar Da-Ae chromosome A7, Da-Ae, whole genome shotgun sequence genome, one interval contains:
- the LOC125576738 gene encoding uncharacterized protein LOC125576738, with protein sequence MMFGLQRKSNKEKPQRNSNSQTPFKYPLNYFDEFVSVQEQPAVRRKTTRDVGDPKRQPFQIDVQQICDNLVKGVDKALKDFSKSQKKSTSTRAPVAEPSLFISKKAQGESENHFEELKDFSDSLPIFDESDEELIESLMFCEKDCDLPSLETEFNLDNEQAIVELTVLQPELPSSLVLSPQVFEEEPLDFPHQCPCLDTRICLDDDLGPIFDEEDEPGPVFDEEATSITSIAMENYLCFDPGTTPAPLPPDLQEHCEEPSSLNSLPDMFVKVSTDDVIRFGLDKMKDFFVSKSVFDNLINSLKIFEPDKCLDQSRFQNVNGITYGIILSFDQFLEHNKGFHLLGRPFDLDLQQTDFCAEKSLDSFVCKGNSFDLSSSRHVLITDELFASSYALDEILIQKLLEQKSLETENDFRDLEFCGSVLQPDLLSFETDNTWHFLRSFRDNGVVLSSDDILVYNTFFEKCLELLINDSQTELKLVCSDVGKDMLILKMNTVVAYLDKILVCNIYFDEHLERLKNVQFVLEKDILICDLNKYLSCTFDPGLLVFVLSIQERQVQPLNESIGRAQQPQIWRSFVVQTGYLGASDRGSVQEVYLNIPKDKHDQFLRRASTNGRQSTWNSLIKMTSKLQGSFCPFYSFTEFPLNFNSFVSDLSLFDIGTLDLRTNPFEERGNDRPRSTDQYMEPNQHEVQDVLKFSTEVHDFHHTGQTDRTVPNASGCELWLEPWPDDRFHYTGLCLHRPVFHLMKNSRDGIAFGRTDPELGHCYTFLDSTTCTARMSSLRLHQYPCPDDRIHRTGARISRTDWHFKSNGRDRFGFGRVELKIGRDTSKLATLDCPACVLAQSAGHASGSNEPGRNLKGFSLVKV encoded by the exons ATGATGTTTGGTTTGCAAAGGAAAAGTAACAAGGAGAAGCCTCAACGAAATTCTAACTCTCAAACTCCTTTTAAATATcctttgaattattttgatgagtttgttagtgTGCAGGAACAGCCAGCTGTAAGGAGAAAAACAACCAGAGATGTGGGTGATCCAAAAAGGCAACCCTTTCAAATTGATGTCCAACAAATTTGTGATAACCTTGTGAAGGGAGTGGACAAAGCCCTTAAGGACTTCAGcaagagccaaaagaagagcacatctacacgtgccccagtagctgagccatccttgTTCATCAGTAAGAAAGCCCAAGGTGAATCTGAAAACCATTTTGAAGAacttaaagatttttcagattctctacccatttttgatgaatctgatgaagagctaattgaaagcttgatgttttgtgaaaaagattgtgatcttccttctcttgaaaCTGAGTTTAATCTTGATAATGAACAAGCTATTGTAGAACTAActgttttgcaaccggagcttccgagtagtcttgttttgtctccacaggtttttgaggaagagccactgGATTTTCCACATCAGTGCCCATGTCTTGACACTAGGATATGTTTGGATGATGATCTaggtcctatctttgatgaggaggacgaacctggtccagtctttgatgaagaagcaacaagcaTCACATCCATTGCTATGGAGAATTATCTATGCTTTGATCCCGGCACAACTCCTGCCCCTTTACCTCCGGAtcttcaagagcactgtgagGAACCTTCTTCTCTTAATTCTCTGCCTGACATGTTTGTGAAAGTCAGTACTGATGATGTAATTCGTTTTGGTCTTGACAAGatgaaagatttttttgtttcaaaatctgtttttgataacctgattaattctttaaaaatctttgaACCTGATAAATGTCTTGATCAATCACGTTTTCAAAATGTCAATGGCATCACTTATGGAattattttgagctttgatcaGTTCTTGGAACATAACAaaggttttcatcttcttggaaggccatttgatcttgatttgcaacaaactgatttttgtgctGAAAAATCTCTTGATTCGTTTGTTTGCAAAGGAAATAGCTTTGATCTGAGTTCTTCTAGACATGTACTGATCACTGATGAATTGTTTGCATCCTCTTATGCCTTGGACGAAATTTTGATTCAGAAGTTGCTGGAACAGAAATCACTTGAAACTGAAAATGATTTTCGTGATCTTGAATTTTGTGGTTCTGTTTTGCAGCCTGATCTCTTGAGTTTTGAAACTGATAATACTTGGCATTTTCTGAGATCATTTCGTGATAATGGTGTTGTCTTGAGTTCTGatgatattttggtttacaacacattctttgaGAAATGCCTTGAACTTTTGATAAATGATTCTCAAACTGAACTTAAGCTTGTGTGTTCAGATGTTGGGAAGGATATGCTCATTTTGAAAATGAATACTGTTGTTGCATATCTTGATAAAATTCTTGTCTGTAATATTTActttgatgagcaccttgaaaggCTGAAAAATGTGCAATTTGTTCTTGAAAAAGATatcttgatttgtgatttgaacaaatatttatcttgcacatttgatcctggtcttttagtgtttgttttgagtatccaggaaagacaggttcaGCCTCTGAATGAAAGCATTGGCCGTGCCCAACAACCtcagatttggagaagctttgttgttcAAACCGGCTACCTTGGTGCCAGCGACAGAGGTTCAGTCCAAGAAGTATATCTCAACATTCCGAAG GATAAGCATGATCAGTTTCTAAGGAGAGCAAGCACCAATGGACGCCAAAGTACTTGGAATTCCTTGAtaaaaatgacttcaaaactccaaggaagtttctgtccaTTCTATTCATTTACTGAATTTCCCTTGAATTTTAATTCCTTTGTATCTGATTTATCTCTTTTTGATATAGGTAcattggatttgaggacaaatccttttgaagaaagAGGGAATGATAGACcgcggtccacggatcagtacatggagccgaaccagcatgaagttcaggacgttctgaagttttcaaccgaggttcatgattTTCACCATACTGGCCAGACTGACCGGACTGTCCCAAATGCATCCGGATGtgagctttggctggaaccatggccagatgatcgatttcactatactggactttgtcttcaccgtcctgttttccatttgatgaagaacagtcgAGACGGAATCGCATTCGGACGCACGGATCCTGAGTTAGGTCATTGCTATACATTTCTGGACAGTACCACATGTACCGCCCGGATGTCCAGTTTGAGGCTTCATCAATACCCATGTCCAGACGATCGAATTCACCGAACTGGAGCTCGTATTTCCCGTACTGATTGGCATTTTAAGAGCAACGGTCGAGACAGATTTGGATTCGGACGAGTGGAACTCAAGATAGGCCGTGACACTTCAAAACTGGCTACTTTGGACTGTCCTGCTTGTGTACTGGCCCAGTCCGCAGGACATGCTTCAGGAAGCAATGAACCTGGACGGAATTTGAAGGGTTTTTCACTAGTCAAAGTGTGA